GTTCAGATCTCAGGTAATATTTGTTTCTAAAACTTCTTTTCTGGTAGTTCTCATGGTATTCTATCCTGATTTGATCATCAGACGCCAGGAGAAAAACAATGGCGGGTGGAAATATCTGAGATTCTATACAAATCATAGCGAGGGTACAAAAGTAAGAATTTCCCGGACAAGTCAGTTTGTGAATGACGTATGCAGGAATGATTTTAGATTTGCATATGATTGTATTCGCTGATGGATTCTATTTTGCATAATTACCTTTCCTCCCGCAATCGATTGACTTCATTGACAGATGGAATCCCATCGAAGGAGCTGAAGATGATCGTGGTGATTCCTGCTTATCAGGAGAAAGGCTTGTTTCAGGCCTTGGATTCTTTAAGAGAAGCAAAGAAAATTTCTGGTAATGTCGAAGTGATGCCCATCATTAATCACCCGGAAAATGCAAAATCGGAGCTCAAGCTTTTCCATGAAAAACAATACGCTCAGTTGCAAAAATATGCCAAAGAACACTCTGATGACGATTTCAAAGTTTTGGCAATTTCTCCAATTGAATTTTCTTTAAAGACGGCTGGAGTTGGAATGGCAAGACAAGCCGGAATGGATGAAGCGGTGAGAAGATTTTTAAAAATAAATAAACCAGATGGTATCATCATCAACTTTGATGCGGATTGTACTTGTCATCCGGATTATTTCATAGAATTGGATGGGTATTTTGATGATGAAAATAGTAAACCCTGCGTTGGGATTGGTTTTGAGCATCCATTGGATGGCCTTGATGCCATACTGAAAAAAGGAATTGTCGATTATGAATTGCATCTGCGATACTATGTGCAAGCTCAGAGGTCGATCGGGTATCCTTTTGCGTTTCACACACTAGGTTCTTGTTTTGCGGTCAGAGCGAATTCTTATTGCGAGCAGGGTGGAATGAATCAAAGAAAGGCGGGTGAGGATTTTTATTTTATGCATAAATATTCAATTCATCAACAATTGGGAGAAATTTCAAAGCCACTTGTTTTTCCATCGGCAAGGACTTCTGAGAGGGTGCCTTTTGGTACGGGAAAGGCCATGTTGGATTTTCAGCGTTCAGAAATACAAAGAAGCTATTCGCTAAAGGCTATTCAGGCTTTCGGTGTATTGTTTAATGAAGCAGATTTGTATTTGAAAAATTCTGAAAGCCAGATGGAAAATTTTTGGATGAAAAGAATGCCCCAAGCATGGACCTGCCTTAAAAAACAAGGGCTGCTCAAAGAAATTGCGCAGTTAAAAGCAAATACCTCGGATTTTAATGTACTCGTCAATCGATTCAGGAAATGGATGAATCCTTTCAGACTTATGAAATTTTTACATGACATGCGTGATTCAGCTTATCCCGATGGCGAGGTAGGAGATTGCGCCATGGAGTTACTGGCTTTAAAAGGAATAAATTTAGAAGGAACTGTAAATCATGAGGAATTACTCCGCATTTACAGACAATTGGATTATGACATTCATTGAATTTTGAATAGTTGCAGATTATTAAACAGAGCTATTTGTAACTGTGGACGCGAGTTTGTTTGAAAGATTTGCGACATCACGCCAAGTTCCAATCGGATAAAATGATTGATTCCATACCCAACGGCTGCATAGAGTCGATTCCGATCGTATAATTTACCGTTCCCATGGATAAAAAGTTCATTAAATGCGGAGATGTAAACCGATTTTTGGGTAATGTTTGGCGTATTCAGAGGGATCTGCAACCAAAACAAATACCGGAATCTTGTTCTGAATTCTTCTTCCAGAAATCTCTGTTCAAAACGGTAGCGGTGGGTGATAAAAAATCTACCAAAATTTTGGCGCGTAACAAATTGTTGAAACAATCTGTGCTCCTGAGTTTGAATTCGCTCGTCAGTGCCATTTAAGTAGGGTTTTGATTGGATGAAAGCATAGCCCATCAGAAGCTGATTGTTTTGGGGAGTTAGGTTATAGCCTATGCCTGTGCGCACCAGAAATTGTTCAAGATCTCCGATAAAATTGTAATTTCTGTATTGTACTTCATTCAGCCAATTCCAATTTTTTGAAAACCCATTGTTGCCGACATATTGAAACCAGTTGCCCAAATAGGTTTGCTGCCCAGAGAGCAAACTTACCCAGGATATTGAAATAGATAGAACAAGGAGTTTTGACATAATCAATTTTAATTTTTGGCTCATTGGGGTAGCATCAAATCTGAATCAGCAGAATTAATATTCCAACCTCAATTCTTTGCGGAAAACTGAATCTTTGTTTTGATTTAAATTCCAATAATCTTTTTTGGTTCTTTGTTTTAAAACTGCGGTTGTAGTTAATTCTTCCTTGCCATCCAGATAGCTCTCTTTCCAACCAATGATTGGATAAGGAGCTGAATTCGTAAACTGAATTTCAAGAGTTCGTTTAAAGTCGGGAAATTTGATGGTATAGATTCCAACACCGATGTCATTTTTTTGCAGGGAGCACAAAGCGGTGACGGCTTCTGATTTGTGATGCTTGAGTCTGGTATAGAAAACGCCCGGGATCATTTTTATTTCACCCAGGGGCAAACCATCCGGATGAATTCGGATTAAGTTCCAGATTCCATCTTCCGTCCAGATGACGGGCTGTTTGATTTCCTGATCTGCCTCAGATTCGAAATAGGAAAACGATCTAATCAAATAATGATCGGATTTTTGATTGAATTGGGTAAATATTTGTCCACACCATTCTGAGACGGTTCCAGCGATTTTAAGGGGATAAAGTGATTCTGCATGATTGATAGGGCTGAATACACTCAACATTAAAGAATACGGGTATATTCCTGTATGAAAACGTTTGGTCATGTTGAGTTTTAAAATTTTAATTTGATCTTTGTTATTGTCTGAAGATTGATCCAATTTAACTTGTTTTTTTCTGGAAAAATCTTCGCTCACAAAAATCATCATTGCTTCCCCCCTTCTTATTTCTCCATATCGGGCTTGCAACAACTGAAAACTGTTTAATTCGGCTTTACCATCAAACCAATACTGATCCATTGGTGTATTGTTCTTTGACAAATCATTGGTTGAAGAGAAGCTGGTTTCATTTATTTTGGAAGAGTTCAGTATGCAGGATTGTAAGAAAATTGCAAGCCATGCAAAATGAAAAACTTTAATCCACATTTGAAAAGAATTATTGGAAATAAAACAAGGATCAGGCTATTAGGTTTACACCATGTCCGTATCTGTCAGCAGATCAGGTCGTCGTTCTTTGGTTCTTTTAATAGACTCCTCAAAACGCCATTCTGCAATTTTAGCCTCGTGGCCACTTAATAAAACATCAGGAACTTTTAATCCCTTGAATTCTGCGGGTCTGGTGTAAACGGGAGGAGCCAGCAGTTGGTCCTGAAATGAATCTGTAAGTGCCGATGTTTCATCGTTCAATACGCCGGGAATTAATCTACCTATGCTGTCCACCAATACCGCTGCAGCCAGTTCCCCGCCACTTAATACATAGTCCCCAATAGAAATTTCCTGTGTGACATAGAGATCTCTGATTCTTTGATCAATGCCTTTATAATGGCCGCAGATCAAAAGAAGATTTTCTTTCAGGCTTAGTTGATTGGCTATTTTTTGATGGAGTGTGGTGCCATCGGGAGTCAGATAGATGACCTCATCATAAGAAGTCACGGACGTTAAGGATTCAATGCAATTTGCGAGGGGCTCTGCCATCAAAACCATTCCGGCACCTCCGCCAAAAGCATAATCATCCACCTGTTTGTAATTGCCGCTTCCAAAAACCCTCAGATCAATCAGATTTACTTCCAGGAGATTTTTTTCTCTGGATCTTTTCAAAATGGAATGTGAAAACGGGCTGTGTAAAAGCTCCGGAACGACAGAAATAATATCAATGCGCATGGCCTGAGGACAATGAATGATCGTCCTGATTTTAAAAACTCTACCTTATTCTATGCCCAGCAACTCTACTTCAAAAATCAAAGCCGAATAAGGTTTGATATCACCGCCGGCTCCTTTTTCTCCATAGGCGAGTTGGTAAGGTATGAACAACCTAAATTTTGAACCAACCGGCATCAACTGCAATGCTTCGGTCCAACCTTTGATTACATTGCTGAGTGGAAATGAAATGGGCTCACCCCGATCTACCGAACTATCAAACACCTTTCCATTGATCAATGTGCCGTGATAATGCGTTTTTACTTTATCATTCGCCGTGGGTTTTGGGCCTGTACCCATGGTGAGCACTTCATATTGAAGGCCGCTGGCGGTTGTAATGATTCCCGGTTTCTTGGCATTTACTTCCAGAAATTTTTCACCTTCCATTTTATTGCCTTCATGTTGTTTTTCCTGAAGTTTTGAAATGGTTTTAGAATAAAATTCCGAAGCATCTTTCATATTGATTTTGGGATCTTTTCCGGCCAACATTGTTTCAAGCGCTTCTGTCAAATCTGAAGATGAAATTTTTTCAATGCCTTGTTGTTTCAGTGAATTGCCAAACAACACCCCAAGGCTGTAACTAAATGTATCCATTTTTATCGTTTTGTTTTGGGCAGAAACTGCTTGAATAAAAAGCATACTGCAAATAATAATCCATAAATTTTTTGAGAAATTAATCATGATGCGTTCTTTTTGAGTTGTGCGTAATTTTTATAAAAAAGAGGAATGGTTTCAATTCCCTTGTAATAATTTTCGAGACCAAAGTGTTCATTTGGGGAGTGAATGTTGTCAGAATCCAATCCAAATCCCATTAACACCGTTTTTAATCCGAGGACTTTTTCGAAAAGAGCAATAATTGGAATGCTTCCACCACCACGGGTAGGAATTGGTTTTATTCCAAAACTCTCTTCAAGGGCCATTGCCGCAGCTTTATAAGCTTCGCTGTCAGTTGGCGTAACGACCGGCTCACCACCGTGATGCTCTGTTACCTTAACCTTTACAGACTTTGGAGCGATGGCAACAAAATGTTTTTCAAAGAGTCTTGCAATTTTGGAAGAATTTTGATTGGGAACCAACCGCATTGAAATCTTGGCAAAAGCTTTGGATGGCAGGACCGTCTTGGCTCCTTCACCAGTATATCCACCCCAAATACCATTGAGCTCGAGGGTAGGTCTGATTCCGGTTCGTTCGAGGGTGGTATAGCCTTTTTCTCCCCAAACCTCTTCTACATTCAAGTCTTTCTTGTAGTCCTCCAGATTGAAAGGGGCTTTGTTAAGATCCTTTCTTTCCTCAACACTCAAATCCATCACATCTTCATAAAATCCAGGGATGGTGATGTGATTGTTTTCATCGTGCATGGATGCGATCATTTTTGCCAGGATGGTGATTGGATTGGCCACAGCGCCTCCATAGACTCCTGAATGCAAATCTCTGTTGGGTCCTGTGACCTCCACTTCCATATATGCGAGACCTCTCAATCCAGTTTCCAGGGAAGGAGTCTCCAATGAAATCATGGAGGTGTCGCTCACCAGGACGATGTCGGCTTTTAATTTTTCCTTGTTGGCTTCCAGAAATGCTCCCAGATTGGCTGAACCTACCTCTTCTTCACCTTCGATGAGAAATTTGACATTGCATGGCAGCTTGTTTGTTTGAATCATTGTCTCCAGTGCTTTCACATGCATATACATCTGACCTTTGTCATCGCAGGCGCCTCTTGCATAAATTTTTCCATCTTTTACTACCGGCTCAAAGGGACCACTGGTCCAAAGATCAAGTGGGTCAGGAGGTTGAACATCATAGTGTCCATAGGTGAGGACTGTTGGAAGTTTTGGATCTACTATTTTTTGCCCAAACACAATGGGATGTCCGCCTGTGGGACAAATTTCAGCGCTGTCACAACCTGCTGCCAAAAGAGAGGCTCTTACTGCTTCTGCACAATTGGCGGTGTCTTGCTGATGTCTGGAATCTGCGCTCACAGATGGAATTCTCAATAACTCAAGCAGTTCATCCAAAAACTTTTGCTTGTTTTTTTCAATATATGGGTTCATGATGGTTGATCTTTTTGCTTTTTAAGGAATAACAACAATATGATGGACACCTAATAATAAAATTAAACCATGAATGGTTCTGGTGTAATTCATAATTCTTTGAAATCCGGAGTAATATTCATTTGATAGAACATAAAACTCAGCAAGTCAGCGGCTTCATCGATTCTTTTGGAGGTGGGCTTGCCTGCACCATGGCCCGCTGAAATGTCTACCCTAATCAGAATCGGTACCTGACCTTTTTGTGCCTTTTGGAGGGTTGCGGCAAACTTGAAGGAATGTGCGGGTACTACTCTGTCATCGTGATCAGCAGTGGTGATCATTGTTGCAGGATATTCAGATTCTTTACAATTGTGGAGGGGTGAATATTTGAAAAGATAATCAAATTCGTCCTTTGCATCACTCGTGCCATAATCTACAGCCCAAGCCCACCCTATGGTGAATTTGTGATAACGCAGCATGTCCAATACACCTACCCCGGGGAATGCGACCTTGCACATGTCCGGTTTTTGGGTAATGCACGCTCCTACCAACAAACCACCGTTCGACCTTCCTTCGATGGCCAATTTCTCTCTTGATGTAAATTTTTCCTGAACCAGAAAATCAGCGGCAGCCATAAAATCATCAAAAACATTTTGTTTTTTTTCTTTGGTGCCGGCCAAATGCCAGTCTTTGCCAAATTCTCCGCCCCCTCGGATATTCGCTACTGCCAGTATTCCCCCATGTTCGAGTAAAGGCATTTTCAGGGGATTAAAAGAAGGGGTCAAAGGAATATTAAATCCTCCATAGCCGTACAACAAGGTAGGTGCCTGACCATTTTTCCGGATCCCTTTTTTATATGTCAAAAACAAAGGTACCCTGGTGCCATCTTTGCTATGAAACCAATGCTGTTCTGTTGTATAGTCGTCCGGATTGTGCATAGTCTTTGGAATAAAGTGGGGTTTTACTTCGTAGCTATCCAGGTCAACTTGATAGATGCTGTTGGGTCTCTTAAATGAGCTAAAACTAAAAAATGCAAGGGCTTCATTTTCCTTACCGGAAAAACTTGCGACCGTGCCAATTTCCGGAAGCTGTAATTCTTGCAAGAAATTTCCATTTAAATCAAATATTCTGATCAGACTCGAAGCGTTTCTCATATAGCTTACGACCAGTTTTTGATGATATAATTCAACATTATTTAGTACATCGGAAGATTCTGGGATCACCACCTTCCATTGTTTTTGATCTGGTTGATTGATATTAAAAGATATTAACTTCCATCTGGCAGCATCTGCGTTGGTCAAAACATACAATTGATCATTTGCGTTACCAATTATTCTGTAATCATCGTCCAGGGTATTTACAATTCTGATCCATTCAGAGCTTGGATTTCGCAGATCTTTAACCATAAGTGCATTGCCGCTGGTGGATTCAGAAATGTTGAGACACAAAAATCTTTGGTCTTCGGTGATATTCGCGTATATATTTCTTTGCGGGTGATCTCTATCCTCATAAATCAATTGATCATAACTTTGATCTGTCCCCATTTTGTGATACCAAACCGAATGAAATTCATTTTTCTCCGATAGAGAAGAGCCATCGGGTTGAGGATATCTGCTGTAATAAAAACCTCCAAGGTCCCAGCTGATGCTGCTAAACTTTACCCAATGGATGGTATCTTTCATCAAACTTTTTGTCGCCAAATCCAGAACCAGAATTTTGTTCCAATCTGAGCCGCCTGCGGACACCTGAAAAGCCAAATATTTTTCATCCTTAGAAACTGACAAGCCACTGATAGAGGTGGTACCTTCTTTGGAAAAAGTATTGGGATCAATCACCAACTCATGCTCAGAATCCAATTGGCTGCTTCGATAGAAAACATCCTGATTTTGAAGACCATTGTTTTTAAAAAAGTAGTAATGATTTTTTTCCTTTACCGGTGTAGATGACTTTTCATAATTCATCCAAAGGACCATTCGGTCTTTAAGTTTTTGACGAAATGGAATTTGGTCTAAATAGTTAAAAGTAAGTTGATTTTGCAGTCTAACCCATTCCGCAGTTTGTTCACTCCGGTCATCCTCGAGCCATCTGAAAGGGTCTGAAACAGATTGGCCGTGATATTGGTCAATCACGGTATCCATTTTGGTATCGGGATAAGAGACGGGGATGTCTTTTTGTGCATTTTTACAGCTCATCTCCATTCCGCAAAGAAACAAAACTATGGGTATAATTGGATAAACAGAGTTCATTTTAATTAAAATTGGGTTTAAAAGTACAATGATTTCAGCTATTTATCGAATTTGTTGGTTATTTTGATCCTTCGGATTAAATTTGTGGTTCAATGATGACAATCTTAAAGGTCTACAGGGTTTCATATCTTTTTTCTTTATGTCTTGTTCTGTTTTTGTCGGTTCCAAATTTTGTTTATTCTCAGGATTCGTCCAATTTAGATAGAGCGGTTGCAAAGATCTTGCGATCCATTCATGCACTTAAAATGGAATTGGAAAGCATCAGAGATCAAATATCCTATTTGGAGACAGAAAAGGAGGAATACACAAAAAAATCGGACGTAAGAAGAATGGGTGAACTGATTCAGAACAAGGGGCAAGAAATTGCGGTAAAAGAATACAAACTTCAGCTGTTTGAGATTTTATTGTCCAAAGCCAGACGATTGGAGTATTCTCCCAAAGCTGAACAGCAAAATTTGCTGAATGGTCTGGAAAAAGAATGGATGGAGCTCGATCGAAGGAGAATAGGATTTTCCGAAGCGAGAAATTCAAAAATAAATGTGCGAATGACTTCAGAAATTTTTCCAGCGACCAGCATTTACCATTGTGAATTGAATCATCGGCCAGATCAGAATCTCATCTATACCAATCACCAATATTTATTTTGTTATACCCCTGCTTCGATTGAAACTCATTTGACAGAAACTGAACTTGCAATTGCTGAAATAGCGATGTTAAAAAATCAAAAGAACGTTTATTTGGATTTTCGTTTAAGCTTTTCGACCAGTATGGCAGCCAAAATTTATGGATTATTTGAAGCAAATAATCCGGTTAAACTCAGTTTTTCTGACGCAAGTTTTATTTACCTGTATGCCGCCCATTCTACCGCTGGAGAAATCAATCCTGTTGAGAATCAATGTATTTATCATTTTCAATTTTTATTGGATGATTTTCGTATAAATGAACTCCAGAATAAATTGGCGGATCAAATGACCATCATTTGGGAAAAGGGAAAGGAAGTATTTGAAATCCATCAAATGGATCTATTTCAAAATCAAATAAAATGTCTGAAGCAATAGACCTTACCAAACTGGGTTTGCATTTACCGACTGATCCAAGATGGGTGGATCTCACACAATTTTCTCTGGAAGATATATTGACAGATCATGCCTATTGTGAGCAGAAAGCAGCAAGTGCTTGCATTGGATTGATCCAACAATATCCGGATTACGAAGAAATTGTCCATCAAGTAGCACCGGTGGTTACCGAAGAATGGGGGCATTTCAGACAGGTTGTAGCAGAATTACATAAGAGGGGATTAAAATTGGGATTTCAGAGAAAGGATGAATACGTCGCAGAGCTCATGAAATTTCAGAGAAAGGGTGGCAGTAAGCAAGATCGATTGTTGGATCAGTTGTTGACTTGCGCTTTGATTGAAGCGCGGAGTTGTGAGCGTTTCAGATTACTTTCTTTGTACTTAAAAGAAGAAGATCTAAAAAAGTTTTACAAAGGGTTTATGATCTCTGAAGCAGGTCACTACAAGATGTTTATTGGTTTGGCTGAAACCTATTTTCCAAAAGGCCAGGTCCGGTCTCGTTGGAAAGAATATTTAAAATACGAAGCTGTTATTGTGCAAAAATTAAAACCGAGAGGTGACAGGATGCACTAAATTGTTTTTGAATGTATTTGTGATTTTGTAATATGCAAAAATCTCCTCAACAGGAATATGGCTGAAATGCTGAGACAAATCACAAATCCGCTCCAAACTCCGACAGCCTTTAGCTCAAACAAAGTGGCTAATAGATATCCGGAAGGAATTCCAATGACCCAATAAGAAATGGTAGTAATCAGTGTTGGTATTCGCACGTCCTGCAATCCCCTTAATATTCCAATTCCAATGGCCTGAACCGCATCAGAGATTTGAAATGCTGCTGCCAGCAGCATGAGCTGAGCGGCGATCTGAAGCACCTCTTGTTCCCGGGTAAATAAATGAGGAATCCATTGGTGCAATGCTGCAAGAACCAGGGCTGCAACGATGGAATAGCACAGACCGAGTTTTAGGACCAGCATGCCATTGTATCTAATTACAGAATTCTCGTTTTGACGGTAATGGCTGCCTATAAAAATAGAACCTGCAGAAGACAATCCGAGTGAAATCATATATGTTGCGGTGGCTACAGAAATGGCAATCTGATGAGCCGCCATTTGCACAGCACCAAACCAGCCAATCATAATGGCCAACAGAGAAAAGGCAGCTACCTCACTGAAAGATTGCCAGGAAGAAGGAATCCCGAGTTTGAGAAACTTATACATTGAGGAACGATTGATATCGAATTTGAAAAGTTGATAAACTTTGAATTTAGGAGTATAGATCAAATGGATCAAAAGACCGGCAAAAATTAAAAACCTGGTGATAAAAGTAGCTAGTCCGCTCCCTTCCAATCCCATCTTTGGGAAACCCCATTTGCCAAAGACAAGTGCGATATTGAGGATGGTATTGATTGCAATTGATAGAAGGGCGATTGTCATAGGAATTCTGACCATGCCAAGTCCATCGTAAAACTGTTTTAAAATAAAGAAACCCATCATTGGCATGAGTGACCAGCACATCCAAAAGAAAAAGGGCTTTCCAATGTCAACTATTTCCTTTTCCTGACCCAGGCGATACAGTAAAAATTCAAAGTAAAATAAGAAAGCCACGACCAATCCTGTAAGAGTCAGTACGGACAATCCAGCGCTCTGCAATACCTGTCTGCCTTTTAACAATTGATTTCTACTTGCGAGATCTGCCATCATGGGAGCGAGTGCTACAGAAAGACCCATACAGCTCACCATTGGCAAACTGAGTACACTGTTGATCAAGCCAGATGCGGCCAATTCACGATAACCGAGTTGGCCTACGATCATAGAATCAATCAGATTCAATAAAATCTGAGACAAATTACCGATGATGATGGGCCAGGCAAGTTGTAGAACAGGTCTAATTTCAGAATATGAAAAAACAGACATCCAGGTAAAATTAATTCTGCATATATCGCTCAAAAGTATCATTTGTAAATGAAGCAGAACTAATTTTTTAGACATTGAATAATTTTGATCTGAGGATTCATTCCAACAATAGACCTCTATTTAGTTTTTTGGCATGGTTTTTTCAGATTCTTGGGATGCAGGGCGCCAATGACATCGGAGCTGCGTTCTGAATGAATGAACTGTCCTGGTAGTACATTCCTCATGTACTTAATTGTGGTTAGAAATCGCATATTGGTTAATCATTATATTGATTGCTGATATATTATTTTATTTTTAGGGGTATGCATATATCATTCCTTCATTGATGAAGGTCTAAGTATTCCATTAAAAAATATTTGTTTAAATATTTGAAGGCCTGATCAGATTGCGTCATCATTGCACTGTAATCAGAAGCCGATGTCATGTTTGATGCAATGATTTGTATTTAAGCATTTCATTCTTTTATAAAGTCATTCCTTACATCATTTCATTTGCTTTCGATTATTTTCAATTTGAGCTCAGCCATGGGACTTTCAAAACTCAAACCCAGGTCAGAGGAATTGAAAAAATAACCAATTACGTAGGAGGTATTGGACCTCCAAGACTCGCAGTCTTCATACAATAACCAGTTTTCTCAAACTCACAAAACTCATTTTCTCAACTTGATCTTCACAAAGGTCCTGGGGAGAAAATGCATTTGGTCGAAGCAAAAATTTTGTGATGTTTTTTTTATTAAATCAAATTTCTAATTGTATGAACGAACTTAGCTTACTGAACTATGTGAGACTTAGACGAAGTCTTATGATGCTGTTCTTAAGCGTGATCGCCGTGGTGAGTTACGGTGGGATCGTTTTTGAAGGCAGCCCAGGAACAAATGCACCTCCCAATACCTTGGGTGGTTTGGCGGTATTTCGATTTCCTTCTGATCCGAGAGGAATATTCGTTGATGTGACTTCTGTCACAGCAAGTGAAACCTGCCCATTGAACATCGGATTTAATCCAGCATTGGAGCACAGGAGAGTGCCGTCAAGTTGGGGTACCTGGAGCCATGGATACACGGGTGATGTGTATGCCTTGTTAACAGGTATGAATTCTGTAACCATTACTTTGCCTGCAGGTACCAGAGCCTTTTATCTCTACGCGGAAGGAAATGCGTTTACTTTTGCAAACATTACAGCAAATGCAAACGATGGAACCACTTCAGGCCCTATTCCTGTATCCGGTTTTTTTGGAGCAACTTATTTTGGTTTTTATACTACCAGCAGCAGCTGTTTATTGACGACCATTCAGATCAATGTGGATCCAAATGCACAGGGATTTGCCATCGGTGAATTCGGCATCAATGTAGATGTCAACAACGGTGCATTGGCTTGCAACAACAACATTCAGATTTCATTGGATCAAAATTGTCGTGCGACCATTTATCCTGACATGGTTCTGGAAGGTGGTGGTAACGTGAGCTGTCCCGGAGATTACAACGTGATAGCCCGCGATTGGAATACCAATCAGATCATTGATTTGGATCAGAATGCCCATTATCCACAAATTGGAGCTGCGCAAATAGGCCGTAAGTTGAAAGTGACTGTGATCGATCCTTTCACCGGCAATAGTTGTTGGGGTACAGCAATTGTAGAAGACAAACTAGCTCCTATTCTGACTTGTCCAAGGGATTTGGAAATTTCCTGTACTGAGTCCATTGCACCTTCATTTACCGGAACACCGGGTGTGGTGGAAGCATGTGGACCATATACATTGACCTACAAGGATGTGGTCAGTTTGGGTGGATGTAATTTTGGATATGACAAAATTATCACGCGTACATGGACAGCAGAGGATGCTTATGGCAACAAGAGCTATTGTATTCAGACCATCGTAGTTTTATTGGGCGATTTGGATGATATTGACCCACCATTTGATTATACAGGCTTACCATTGCCCAACAATCTTCCTGCCTTAAACTGCGATGAGAAAATCGACAGAAACTTTAATCTGGCAGGTCATTTAAGACCATCACCAGAATGCGTAGATGATTATTTATTGGATCAGTCTTACTTTATTGGAACCGGTATCAGAAGACCGAGGACACTTGGTTGGAATTGTATCGAGACGGGTGTCTATGCAGGTCACCCCAATCCACAAAGTATATACTATCCGGCTCATTCCACTTGTTGGGGAGACAACTCCATTGTAATGTGGCACGGAACCGGTCAACCATCCGCTTCTGGTTGCAACAATATTGCCATTACCTTCAGGGATTTGCGAATTGATATTGCAAAACCAGGTTGTGATGCCGGACCTGTTGGATGTTACAAATTATTAAGAACCTGGACCATGTTGGATTGGTGTACCGGAGATGTGCGCGAGCACAACCAGATCATCAAAGTGGTGGATGCAGAAGGTCCAGAAATATTATATCCCGATCACCTCGAAGTCAGCACCGACCCTTGGA
This window of the Saprospiraceae bacterium genome carries:
- a CDS encoding tRNA-(ms[2]io[6]A)-hydroxylase, with the protein product MSEAIDLTKLGLHLPTDPRWVDLTQFSLEDILTDHAYCEQKAASACIGLIQQYPDYEEIVHQVAPVVTEEWGHFRQVVAELHKRGLKLGFQRKDEYVAELMKFQRKGGSKQDRLLDQLLTCALIEARSCERFRLLSLYLKEEDLKKFYKGFMISEAGHYKMFIGLAETYFPKGQVRSRWKEYLKYEAVIVQKLKPRGDRMH
- a CDS encoding S9 family peptidase, translated to MEMSCKNAQKDIPVSYPDTKMDTVIDQYHGQSVSDPFRWLEDDRSEQTAEWVRLQNQLTFNYLDQIPFRQKLKDRMVLWMNYEKSSTPVKEKNHYYFFKNNGLQNQDVFYRSSQLDSEHELVIDPNTFSKEGTTSISGLSVSKDEKYLAFQVSAGGSDWNKILVLDLATKSLMKDTIHWVKFSSISWDLGGFYYSRYPQPDGSSLSEKNEFHSVWYHKMGTDQSYDQLIYEDRDHPQRNIYANITEDQRFLCLNISESTSGNALMVKDLRNPSSEWIRIVNTLDDDYRIIGNANDQLYVLTNADAARWKLISFNINQPDQKQWKVVIPESSDVLNNVELYHQKLVVSYMRNASSLIRIFDLNGNFLQELQLPEIGTVASFSGKENEALAFFSFSSFKRPNSIYQVDLDSYEVKPHFIPKTMHNPDDYTTEQHWFHSKDGTRVPLFLTYKKGIRKNGQAPTLLYGYGGFNIPLTPSFNPLKMPLLEHGGILAVANIRGGGEFGKDWHLAGTKEKKQNVFDDFMAAADFLVQEKFTSREKLAIEGRSNGGLLVGACITQKPDMCKVAFPGVGVLDMLRYHKFTIGWAWAVDYGTSDAKDEFDYLFKYSPLHNCKESEYPATMITTADHDDRVVPAHSFKFAATLQKAQKGQVPILIRVDISAGHGAGKPTSKRIDEAADLLSFMFYQMNITPDFKEL
- a CDS encoding MATE family efflux transporter; this encodes MSKKLVLLHLQMILLSDICRINFTWMSVFSYSEIRPVLQLAWPIIIGNLSQILLNLIDSMIVGQLGYRELAASGLINSVLSLPMVSCMGLSVALAPMMADLASRNQLLKGRQVLQSAGLSVLTLTGLVVAFLFYFEFLLYRLGQEKEIVDIGKPFFFWMCWSLMPMMGFFILKQFYDGLGMVRIPMTIALLSIAINTILNIALVFGKWGFPKMGLEGSGLATFITRFLIFAGLLIHLIYTPKFKVYQLFKFDINRSSMYKFLKLGIPSSWQSFSEVAAFSLLAIMIGWFGAVQMAAHQIAISVATATYMISLGLSSAGSIFIGSHYRQNENSVIRYNGMLVLKLGLCYSIVAALVLAALHQWIPHLFTREQEVLQIAAQLMLLAAAFQISDAVQAIGIGILRGLQDVRIPTLITTISYWVIGIPSGYLLATLFELKAVGVWSGFVICLSISAIFLLRRFLHITKSQIHSKTI